A single Bacillus sp. OxB-1 DNA region contains:
- a CDS encoding DMT family transporter — MLNTIIHSPFINRRFITIWGGLIYLGVISTAIAFLLWNRGLQMLNASSGGLYFFFQPIVGTLLGWLILGETLGISFWIGSILIFFGIFIVIKDGQEKFKHSADSSLQKTRSS; from the coding sequence ATCTTGAATACCATTATCCATTCCCCCTTCATAAACAGACGCTTTATTACCATTTGGGGAGGATTAATTTATCTAGGGGTAATATCGACAGCCATTGCATTCCTGCTATGGAATCGAGGTTTACAGATGTTAAATGCCTCTAGTGGCGGGCTTTACTTTTTCTTTCAACCCATCGTTGGAACATTATTAGGTTGGCTCATACTAGGTGAAACGCTTGGTATTTCCTTTTGGATCGGTTCTATTTTAATTTTTTTTGGTATCTTCATAGTTATTAAAGATGGTCAAGAAAAATTCAAACACTCCGCCGATTCTTCACTTCAGAAAACACGTAGTTCATAA
- a CDS encoding YdcF family protein yields MKSWKWLVRSGLLLAALGLFLWALTGYWMGEGLKAKADGKNEVAIVLGAKVNGEVPSLSLRYRLEAALAYGEAHPQVKFILSGGQGPDEAVSEAEAMRRYLVEHGIAEDRLLLEPMSTSTYENIKNSKELLPEGVSAVTLITSDYHVARARKIAANLGLTTDAVAAKTPQIVKAKLKTRERLALLKTYLMGK; encoded by the coding sequence ATGAAATCATGGAAATGGCTGGTCAGGTCCGGCCTCTTGCTAGCCGCCTTGGGTCTGTTCCTATGGGCGCTGACTGGATATTGGATGGGGGAGGGACTGAAGGCGAAAGCGGACGGAAAAAACGAGGTGGCAATCGTTCTTGGTGCAAAAGTGAATGGGGAAGTGCCTTCCTTGTCATTGCGATATCGGCTGGAAGCAGCACTCGCTTACGGCGAGGCTCATCCGCAGGTGAAGTTCATCCTCTCCGGAGGGCAAGGACCGGACGAGGCGGTTTCGGAAGCGGAAGCGATGCGGCGGTACCTTGTCGAGCATGGAATTGCGGAAGACCGGCTTTTATTGGAACCAATGTCCACTTCGACGTATGAAAATATCAAAAATTCGAAGGAACTGCTTCCGGAAGGCGTGAGCGCTGTCACCCTCATCACAAGCGATTATCATGTGGCGCGGGCGCGAAAGATTGCGGCGAATCTCGGCTTGACTACGGATGCGGTGGCGGCTAAAACTCCGCAGATCGTGAAAGCGAAGCTGAAGACAAGAGAGCGGCTTGCGCTGTTGAAGACCTATTTGATGGGGAAATGA
- a CDS encoding ABC transporter ATP-binding protein — protein sequence MLEVIGLNKTYKKKTVLHDLSFEMQPGEIVGLVGENGAGKSTLLKILATALPATAGEVTLAGVPYQNGKGIRPKIGYVPQEIAVWEEYTVEQNMRFFEKLSWKRRSPEECRQLCLDMQLTHWKEPVHSLSGGMKRKLNMAISLLHDPILLLLDEPTVGIDLKSKTEIGTYLHDLAKRERKMIMYISHDMDEIGNLCDRVYSIGDDPFYTDLLRKRGIAVEELK from the coding sequence ATGCTTGAAGTGATTGGGTTGAATAAAACATATAAAAAGAAGACCGTCTTGCACGATCTTTCATTTGAAATGCAGCCGGGAGAGATCGTCGGGCTCGTTGGGGAAAACGGGGCAGGGAAATCGACCTTGCTGAAAATCTTGGCGACCGCGCTTCCGGCAACGGCAGGAGAGGTTACGCTTGCCGGTGTGCCCTATCAAAATGGAAAGGGCATCCGTCCTAAAATCGGCTATGTCCCGCAAGAAATCGCGGTATGGGAAGAGTATACCGTCGAGCAGAATATGCGCTTCTTTGAGAAACTGTCGTGGAAACGGCGATCGCCGGAAGAATGCCGACAGCTTTGTCTCGACATGCAGCTGACCCATTGGAAAGAGCCGGTGCATTCGTTGTCGGGCGGGATGAAACGGAAATTGAATATGGCGATCAGCCTGCTTCATGATCCTATCCTGCTCTTGCTGGATGAACCGACTGTCGGCATTGATTTAAAATCGAAGACGGAAATCGGAACGTATTTACACGACCTCGCCAAACGCGAACGCAAGATGATTATGTACATATCCCATGACATGGACGAAATCGGCAATTTATGCGATCGAGTGTATTCGATCGGGGACGATCCGTTCTATACGGATTTATTGCGGAAGCGGGGAATTGCGGTGGAGGAATTGAAATAG
- a CDS encoding ABC transporter permease: MRTNWMPVLLFRLRKEWKGSVIWLLFPILATILVVRTVGGWIDETKVPIALVVEEESLMAGQLADEIRNTELFDVQSLDQGEALHKLEQHELDSVFIIRRGYEESILDNQRNALIEAYSSNRSFAYPAVVETITSLAQQDAARSKAAYVVKHLFAEQGMVDEWNYEEVIEKSKERQQKEALIQTTFAFADETGSQEESDRELISIQGVWSLFSIIATFFLFDWMLKENRPAMRARWLFTSVPFPYYAVGMLVVYTAMLFVVDLVSFIVFNVIFPGMLKMPSVMALFAFRLTVNLLALLLAALFRQMFLFYVGGMAIALVLVVTGGAIIPIQAGRSFERVHPVQAFLADSVPAATLILLAGLLAIWIGKRRKAYA, translated from the coding sequence ATGAGGACGAATTGGATGCCTGTCCTCTTGTTCAGGCTGCGCAAGGAGTGGAAGGGGTCGGTTATCTGGCTGCTTTTTCCGATCCTAGCCACCATCCTCGTCGTGAGGACGGTCGGCGGGTGGATTGACGAAACGAAAGTTCCGATTGCGTTGGTCGTAGAGGAAGAGAGCCTCATGGCCGGCCAGCTGGCGGATGAAATCCGGAATACCGAACTGTTCGATGTCCAATCGCTTGACCAGGGAGAAGCACTCCATAAGCTGGAACAACACGAACTGGACAGTGTTTTCATCATCCGCAGAGGATATGAAGAAAGCATTTTGGACAATCAACGTAATGCGTTAATTGAAGCGTATTCCTCCAACCGTTCGTTTGCTTATCCGGCGGTGGTGGAAACTATCACTTCTTTGGCCCAGCAGGACGCGGCCCGTTCGAAAGCGGCTTATGTCGTCAAGCATCTGTTTGCCGAGCAAGGAATGGTGGACGAGTGGAATTATGAGGAAGTCATTGAAAAAAGCAAGGAAAGGCAACAGAAAGAGGCATTGATCCAGACGACGTTCGCGTTTGCGGATGAGACAGGGAGTCAGGAAGAGTCCGATCGGGAGCTGATCAGCATTCAGGGGGTCTGGTCTTTATTCTCCATTATCGCGACGTTTTTCCTCTTCGATTGGATGTTGAAGGAAAATCGGCCGGCGATGCGAGCGAGGTGGCTATTCACGTCCGTGCCATTCCCGTATTACGCGGTCGGCATGCTTGTCGTCTATACGGCGATGTTGTTTGTGGTGGATCTTGTAAGTTTTATTGTCTTCAACGTCATATTCCCCGGAATGCTGAAAATGCCGAGTGTCATGGCGCTGTTCGCTTTCCGGCTCACCGTCAATTTACTGGCGCTCTTGCTAGCCGCGTTATTCCGACAGATGTTCCTATTTTATGTTGGAGGCATGGCCATTGCATTGGTGCTCGTCGTAACGGGGGGCGCCATCATTCCGATCCAAGCGGGTCGATCATTCGAAAGAGTCCACCCGGTTCAAGCGTTTCTGGCCGACTCGGTCCCGGCGGCTACGCTTATTCTACTCGCTGGACTGCTGGCGATATGGATCGGGAAGAGGAGGAAAGCATATGCTTGA
- a CDS encoding ABC transporter permease encodes MNQYMIQLKKRWATLLLLLLLPVLLVGLTLRIVASLLVPEEEAAIRVALVDEDGTKESQLFSKVLEETASGDALLQIVTLPRETAEQFIHNNEISAYFSFPEGFTADLYTGVSVTLPIIGNPEQPMESLVVKELVESMSRLLATAQANILTINTYAKQTDMTKEERYDLMLKQFIDFTLYTLGKNKLLDEEVLTNAATASPTQYYLLAGWFILLTIWLLVFYIVTGKEEHATMQTRMRLIGVTLWQRLFARILLSLLGGCLAGGAVFFIVKKYIPHELFMLDYFRLGLYVLLYALLFLVGLALLDVWVPSERSALLMQSLYVVVLLLASGAFIPTVYFPQAIQEALPLLFSNESLKWMMDIALEERNYANYTNLVLLAGVGLAALWLSSAVKERWSA; translated from the coding sequence ATGAATCAATACATGATCCAGTTGAAGAAGAGGTGGGCGACCCTGCTTCTTCTTTTATTATTGCCCGTCCTCCTCGTTGGGCTGACGTTGCGGATTGTCGCGAGCTTGCTCGTACCCGAGGAAGAGGCGGCGATCCGGGTGGCACTTGTTGATGAAGACGGGACGAAGGAGTCGCAATTATTTTCGAAAGTGCTGGAAGAGACCGCGAGCGGGGATGCGCTGCTGCAAATCGTGACGCTGCCCCGGGAAACGGCAGAGCAATTCATCCATAACAATGAGATCAGTGCCTATTTTTCATTCCCTGAAGGGTTTACGGCTGATCTGTATACAGGGGTGTCCGTCACGCTGCCGATCATCGGCAACCCGGAACAGCCGATGGAAAGTCTGGTCGTCAAGGAATTGGTCGAAAGCATGTCCCGGCTGCTTGCCACGGCACAAGCGAATATCCTCACCATCAATACATATGCGAAACAAACCGACATGACCAAAGAGGAACGATATGACCTCATGCTGAAACAGTTCATCGATTTCACGCTTTATACGTTAGGGAAGAATAAACTGCTCGATGAGGAAGTGCTGACGAATGCGGCGACCGCTTCGCCGACACAATACTATCTGCTCGCCGGCTGGTTCATTTTGCTGACAATCTGGCTGCTCGTTTTTTATATCGTCACCGGCAAGGAAGAACATGCGACGATGCAGACCCGCATGCGACTGATCGGTGTCACATTATGGCAACGCCTGTTTGCGCGTATCCTCCTATCATTGCTAGGAGGTTGTTTGGCAGGGGGCGCTGTGTTTTTCATCGTCAAGAAGTACATTCCCCACGAACTATTTATGCTCGATTACTTCAGGCTAGGGCTGTATGTGCTTCTTTACGCACTGCTATTCCTTGTCGGCCTTGCGTTGCTCGACGTCTGGGTTCCTTCCGAGCGTAGTGCGTTGTTAATGCAGTCGCTATATGTCGTCGTCCTCCTATTGGCGAGCGGGGCGTTTATTCCGACGGTGTATTTCCCGCAGGCCATCCAAGAGGCGCTTCCTCTTTTATTTTCCAATGAAAGTCTGAAGTGGATGATGGATATTGCGCTGGAAGAGCGGAATTATGCCAATTACACGAACCTAGTCTTGTTAGCGGGTGTCGGATTGGCGGCACTTTGGCTATCGAGTGCCGTGAAAGAGAGGTGGTCCGCATGA
- the hpaE gene encoding 5-carboxymethyl-2-hydroxymuconate semialdehyde dehydrogenase, protein MTSVKDQQELTHTKQKDILLYINGEFVPSVDGATIKNINPFTNEQINEVAEGRAVDINKAVAAAREAFDNGPWRTMKLEERLACIYRIADLIDEHLPEIAYLESLDTGLPIAQTRAMVSRSAENFRFYAQMVKTRLVGDAYQVDEEFINYTIHKPVGVAGLITPWNAPFMLETWKVAPALATGNTVILKPAESSPLTANLLAEIIDKADLPKGVFNVVHGYGETAGDALVRHEDVQLISFTGETTTGSTIIKNSADTLKSCSMELGGKSPIIVFEDADFDRALDAVVWGIFSFNGERCTANSRLFVQESIKDKFVDALKERVKNIRIGDPLDPETEVGALIDKGHWNKVKSYLEIGKEEGCEIFSAEIPEEFSKGNFVAPTLLLNADNSMRVAQEEIFGPVMAVMTFKDEEEAIKLANDINYGLAGYVWTNDIKKGHRVAHAVEAGMLWVNSQNVRDLRTPFGGSKSSGIGREGGHYGFDFYTEQKIVHVSIAEHRIQQFGKK, encoded by the coding sequence ATGACCTCTGTAAAAGATCAACAAGAGTTGACTCATACGAAACAGAAAGACATCCTTCTTTACATCAATGGCGAATTCGTGCCAAGCGTCGACGGCGCAACGATTAAAAATATAAACCCGTTCACGAATGAACAGATCAACGAAGTCGCAGAAGGCCGAGCGGTAGATATCAACAAAGCGGTCGCAGCTGCAAGAGAGGCATTCGACAACGGTCCATGGCGAACGATGAAATTGGAGGAAAGACTCGCATGCATCTACCGGATCGCGGATCTGATCGATGAACACCTTCCGGAAATCGCATATTTGGAGTCTTTGGATACAGGTCTTCCAATTGCACAAACGCGTGCGATGGTAAGCCGTTCCGCAGAAAACTTCCGTTTCTACGCACAAATGGTGAAAACCCGTCTCGTCGGTGATGCGTACCAAGTGGATGAAGAATTCATCAACTATACGATCCATAAACCGGTTGGGGTAGCGGGCTTGATCACTCCATGGAACGCGCCATTCATGCTGGAAACTTGGAAAGTCGCTCCGGCATTGGCAACAGGGAACACAGTTATCCTGAAACCAGCGGAATCATCTCCGTTGACAGCGAATCTGCTGGCGGAAATCATCGACAAAGCAGATTTGCCGAAAGGTGTATTCAACGTTGTCCACGGTTACGGGGAAACAGCGGGTGACGCACTCGTACGTCACGAAGATGTCCAGCTTATTTCCTTCACAGGTGAAACGACAACAGGCTCGACGATCATCAAAAACAGTGCGGACACATTGAAAAGCTGCTCGATGGAACTCGGCGGCAAATCGCCGATCATCGTGTTCGAAGACGCAGATTTCGACCGCGCACTCGATGCAGTTGTTTGGGGAATTTTCTCTTTCAACGGTGAGCGCTGCACAGCCAACTCCCGTCTATTCGTACAAGAGTCGATCAAAGACAAGTTCGTCGATGCGTTGAAAGAGCGTGTCAAAAACATCCGTATCGGGGACCCGCTAGACCCTGAAACAGAAGTAGGTGCATTGATCGATAAAGGCCATTGGAATAAAGTGAAGAGCTACTTGGAAATCGGAAAAGAAGAAGGCTGTGAAATCTTCTCAGCTGAAATTCCGGAAGAATTCTCCAAAGGGAACTTCGTTGCGCCAACACTTCTTCTGAACGCAGACAATAGCATGCGCGTGGCACAGGAAGAAATCTTCGGACCAGTCATGGCGGTCATGACATTCAAAGACGAAGAAGAAGCGATCAAATTGGCGAACGACATCAACTACGGTCTGGCTGGTTATGTCTGGACAAACGACATCAAGAAAGGCCACCGCGTGGCGCATGCAGTCGAGGCCGGTATGCTATGGGTCAACTCCCAAAACGTCCGCGATTTGAGAACGCCATTCGGCGGCTCCAAATCATCTGGAATCGGCCGCGAAGGCGGACATTATGGATTTGATTTCTACACAGAACAGAAAATCGTACATGTCTCGATTGCAGAGCATCGGATACAGCAGTTCGGGAAGAAGTAA
- the hpaI gene encoding 2,4-dihydroxyhept-2-ene-1,7-dioic acid aldolase, with protein MAYEEARKKIRGSICPVITPFNEDGSIDEKTFVELVNWQIESGSHGISVTGTSGEPSSMTVEERKRIMKLAKDTIDGRVFFTPGTGSTNHDETMELTKYAEEIGADAAMVIVPYYNKPNQEALFQHFKTVADSVNIPIIIYNIPGRSAVNMEVSTMKRLVEACPNIIGAKESNKDFEHVNRVLLNCGRDFLLFSGIELLCYPMLAIGGAGFISATANVEPKRVAELYNAWEAGDIAKAQDLHYELMPLNDVLFKDTNPAPVKAALGMMGKATPKLRMPLGLPSAELQEEVRETLISLDILPKEVAAK; from the coding sequence GTGGCATACGAAGAAGCAAGAAAGAAAATCAGAGGGTCGATCTGCCCTGTTATTACACCATTCAACGAAGACGGGTCCATCGATGAAAAAACATTTGTGGAACTTGTTAACTGGCAAATTGAAAGCGGCAGCCATGGGATTTCCGTCACTGGAACGAGCGGTGAGCCAAGCTCCATGACAGTTGAGGAACGAAAACGCATCATGAAACTAGCGAAGGATACGATCGATGGACGTGTATTCTTCACGCCAGGCACAGGCTCTACAAACCACGATGAAACAATGGAACTGACGAAATATGCGGAAGAAATCGGTGCAGACGCTGCAATGGTCATCGTCCCTTACTACAACAAGCCGAACCAGGAAGCATTGTTCCAACACTTCAAAACGGTTGCAGATTCCGTGAATATTCCTATCATCATCTATAACATCCCGGGCCGTTCCGCGGTCAACATGGAAGTGAGCACGATGAAGCGTCTTGTCGAAGCTTGCCCGAACATCATCGGTGCGAAAGAATCGAACAAAGACTTCGAACACGTCAACCGTGTCCTATTGAATTGCGGCCGTGACTTCCTATTGTTCTCCGGAATCGAATTGCTTTGCTACCCTATGCTTGCAATCGGCGGCGCTGGCTTCATCAGTGCGACAGCGAACGTCGAGCCGAAGCGCGTAGCAGAACTGTACAATGCTTGGGAAGCGGGAGATATCGCAAAAGCGCAAGATCTTCATTACGAACTCATGCCGTTGAACGATGTGCTGTTCAAAGATACGAACCCGGCACCAGTTAAAGCAGCACTTGGCATGATGGGCAAAGCGACTCCAAAACTGCGTATGCCACTAGGTTTGCCATCTGCTGAATTGCAAGAGGAAGTCCGTGAAACATTAATCAGCCTGGACATCCTGCCAAAAGAAGTCGCAGCGAAGTAA
- a CDS encoding NAD-dependent succinate-semialdehyde dehydrogenase: METVTKLEKHHLYIDGSWTEPESGEYYNVVNPATGETIGQGSYGDDRDAKKAIDAAHAAFKEWAAVPAAKRSKYLVRIYDLLLENADQLARTISEEMGKPIREARAEVSAAAEYVLWNAEEAKRTYGDVIPSPIKSKRLQTIRQPVGPVAAITPWNFPLSMVTRKIAPALAAGCTVVFKPDSQTPGSAVEFFKIAEAAGLPKGVLNLVTGNSSKIGNAVMQDSRIRKITFTGSTEVGKLLLKQAAEQVKGVSMELGGHAPFIVFEDADLDKAVEGAVASKFRNSGQTCICTNRIYVQESIKDQFLDKMKAKVEQLVIGNGLQENTEFGPVVNAGSLDKVKNQVQDAVSKGAVIVTGGEECKVEGHENGFFYAPTILSDVDESMLITYEETFGPLAPVYTFKTEEEAIEKANDSVYGLASYFYTNDLSRSIRVAEALEYGMVGVNDALITSVQGPFGGVKESGLGREGGPDSLSEFLETKFISTGL, from the coding sequence ATGGAAACAGTGACAAAATTAGAGAAGCATCATCTATATATCGATGGATCATGGACAGAGCCGGAATCAGGAGAGTATTACAATGTGGTAAACCCTGCTACGGGAGAAACGATTGGTCAAGGCTCCTACGGGGATGATCGGGATGCGAAAAAGGCGATTGACGCGGCACACGCGGCATTCAAGGAGTGGGCAGCTGTTCCGGCAGCGAAGCGAAGTAAATACCTTGTCCGCATTTATGATTTATTGCTTGAAAACGCCGATCAATTAGCGCGGACGATTTCGGAAGAGATGGGCAAACCGATTCGGGAAGCGCGCGCTGAAGTGAGTGCGGCGGCTGAATATGTCCTTTGGAATGCGGAAGAAGCGAAACGGACATACGGCGACGTCATCCCTTCGCCGATCAAATCTAAACGCCTTCAGACAATCCGTCAGCCGGTCGGACCAGTAGCGGCCATTACACCTTGGAACTTCCCGCTCTCCATGGTGACAAGAAAGATTGCTCCAGCTCTGGCAGCAGGTTGTACGGTTGTGTTCAAGCCGGATAGTCAAACACCGGGCAGTGCTGTCGAGTTTTTCAAAATCGCGGAAGCGGCTGGATTGCCGAAAGGTGTGTTGAACCTCGTTACAGGGAATTCTTCCAAAATTGGCAATGCAGTGATGCAAGATTCGCGTATCCGGAAAATTACATTTACCGGATCGACGGAAGTTGGAAAGCTGTTGCTAAAACAAGCGGCGGAACAAGTGAAAGGCGTGTCCATGGAACTTGGCGGCCATGCCCCGTTCATCGTCTTCGAGGATGCTGATCTGGATAAAGCGGTCGAAGGCGCAGTAGCAAGCAAGTTCCGCAATAGCGGGCAAACTTGCATTTGCACCAACCGCATTTACGTTCAAGAATCGATAAAAGACCAGTTCTTGGATAAAATGAAGGCGAAAGTAGAACAGCTTGTCATCGGGAATGGCTTGCAGGAAAACACCGAGTTCGGTCCGGTTGTCAATGCAGGCAGCTTGGATAAAGTGAAAAACCAAGTGCAAGATGCTGTGTCAAAAGGCGCTGTCATCGTTACCGGAGGAGAAGAGTGCAAAGTGGAAGGGCATGAAAATGGCTTCTTTTACGCACCGACAATCCTCTCCGATGTGGACGAGAGCATGCTCATCACGTATGAAGAGACATTCGGTCCGCTTGCACCTGTATATACATTCAAGACGGAAGAAGAAGCGATCGAGAAGGCGAACGATTCCGTTTATGGATTGGCTTCTTACTTCTATACGAACGATCTGAGCCGTTCCATCCGCGTTGCGGAAGCATTGGAATATGGAATGGTCGGCGTGAACGACGCATTGATCACATCCGTCCAAGGTCCATTCGGCGGCGTTAAGGAAAGTGGCCTTGGCCGAGAGGGCGGTCCGGACAGCCTAAGTGAATTCCTGGAAACGAAATTCATTTCAACCGGCTTGTAA
- a CDS encoding flavin reductase family protein, with translation MQQVDKEIDDRLFRNAMGSFATGVTVITTENEDGVHGMTANAFMSISLNPKLVAISVGENARMLEHIQKAKKFAVNILSEDQQKESMQFAGQLKEEQHEVKFTTHQGLPIIEDSLANVTCELHSQYVVGDHTIFIGHVTGVILTERDPLLFFQGKYRDLKELEQQ, from the coding sequence ATGCAGCAAGTAGACAAAGAAATCGATGACCGCTTATTCCGGAATGCCATGGGAAGTTTCGCAACAGGAGTGACAGTAATAACGACGGAAAACGAAGACGGTGTCCACGGCATGACAGCCAACGCCTTCATGTCGATTTCATTGAATCCGAAGTTGGTGGCAATCAGTGTCGGGGAGAACGCCCGGATGCTCGAGCATATCCAAAAGGCCAAAAAGTTTGCAGTGAACATTTTGTCTGAAGACCAGCAAAAAGAATCGATGCAATTTGCTGGTCAGTTGAAAGAAGAGCAGCATGAAGTGAAATTCACGACACATCAAGGACTTCCGATTATCGAGGATTCTTTGGCGAACGTCACTTGCGAATTGCACAGTCAGTATGTGGTGGGCGATCATACCATTTTCATCGGTCATGTGACGGGCGTCATCTTGACGGAAAGAGATCCGCTATTATTTTTCCAAGGAAAGTACCGCGATTTAAAAGAACTGGAACAGCAATAA
- a CDS encoding 5-carboxymethyl-2-hydroxymuconate Delta-isomerase has protein sequence MPHFIVEYTDNLKEEADIPKLLEKIHEVMITRGSVFPIGGIRSRAIELHDYRVADGAEDDAFVHATLKIGAGRSEDVKKEACDALFEVIKDHFAPLMAKRFLALSMELYEFSEAGTYKQNNIHTRFKK, from the coding sequence ATGCCACATTTCATCGTGGAATATACGGATAATCTGAAAGAGGAAGCGGATATACCGAAACTGCTGGAGAAGATCCATGAAGTGATGATTACCAGGGGCTCGGTATTTCCAATCGGTGGTATACGTTCCAGAGCGATTGAGTTGCACGATTACCGTGTTGCGGACGGCGCGGAAGACGATGCGTTCGTCCATGCAACGTTGAAAATAGGAGCGGGGCGGTCGGAGGACGTGAAAAAGGAAGCTTGTGACGCCTTGTTCGAAGTGATCAAGGACCATTTCGCCCCGTTGATGGCAAAGCGCTTTTTGGCATTATCAATGGAATTATATGAATTCAGCGAAGCAGGAACGTATAAGCAAAACAATATACACACCAGATTTAAAAAGTAG
- a CDS encoding fumarylacetoacetate hydrolase family protein, whose product MKKARVAYGGSIHEALEWEGRLKLDDGRVVEENEVTWLTPVEPRTVFALGLNYGDHAAELAFAAPKEPLVFLKGPNTFIGHDAFTRRPADVVYMHYECELAVIIGKTARNVKKEDAYEYVKGYSVANDYAIRDYLENYYRPNLRVKNRDTCTVMGPWFVDAADVKDPMNLKLTTHVNGELVQEGTTADMIFDIPMLIEYLSSFMTLSENDIILTGTPKGSVDTKVGDVVVTEVEGVGRLVNTIIGDEQFAIK is encoded by the coding sequence ATGAAAAAAGCACGCGTAGCTTACGGCGGTTCCATCCATGAGGCGCTCGAGTGGGAAGGCCGTTTGAAATTGGACGATGGACGGGTAGTCGAAGAGAACGAAGTGACATGGCTGACGCCCGTTGAACCGCGCACCGTCTTCGCACTTGGCTTGAATTATGGGGATCATGCGGCGGAATTGGCTTTTGCGGCACCTAAAGAACCGTTAGTATTCCTCAAGGGACCGAATACCTTTATCGGGCATGATGCCTTTACACGACGTCCCGCTGATGTGGTGTATATGCATTATGAATGTGAATTGGCAGTCATCATCGGAAAAACTGCCCGCAATGTGAAAAAAGAAGACGCGTATGAGTACGTGAAAGGGTATAGCGTCGCGAATGACTATGCGATACGGGATTACTTGGAAAACTACTATCGTCCGAATTTGCGGGTGAAAAACCGTGACACTTGCACGGTGATGGGACCTTGGTTCGTAGATGCAGCAGATGTGAAGGATCCGATGAATCTGAAATTGACGACGCATGTCAATGGGGAACTTGTACAAGAAGGAACGACGGCGGATATGATCTTTGATATCCCGATGCTCATCGAGTACTTGAGCAGCTTTATGACATTGAGCGAAAATGACATCATTTTGACAGGTACACCGAAAGGTTCTGTCGATACGAAGGTCGGCGATGTCGTCGTGACGGAAGTCGAAGGAGTCGGACGTCTTGTCAATACGATCATCGGCGATGAACAGTTCGCCATTAAGTAA
- a CDS encoding fumarylacetoacetate hydrolase family protein: MSKAKVKLLGVHELVEVVADVKEGIFSASGKTHHVNEVLLDTPVKGTIFGTALNYKGALEQLGDAVNEKPYQAPPFAPILYIKPANTYNRNGGLIPMPEGITELEVGACLGLVIGKQATRVSEAEAFEFIAGYTIVNDVSVPHASVYRPAVQHKSRDGFCPVGPWIVDRDEVENPGQLAVRVFINEELRQENTTANLIRPIAKLLADVTDFMTLSAGDVLLVGIPEQAPRVQVGDSVRIEIEGVGSLENDVVEESVVAETEAWEVLK; encoded by the coding sequence ATGAGTAAGGCGAAGGTCAAGCTGCTCGGCGTCCACGAATTGGTTGAGGTGGTTGCTGATGTGAAGGAAGGGATTTTTTCCGCTTCAGGGAAAACTCATCATGTGAATGAAGTCCTGCTGGACACCCCGGTGAAAGGAACGATTTTCGGAACGGCGCTCAATTATAAAGGGGCTTTGGAACAACTCGGGGACGCGGTGAATGAAAAACCGTATCAGGCACCTCCTTTTGCACCGATCCTTTATATTAAACCGGCCAATACATACAACCGGAATGGCGGATTGATTCCGATGCCGGAAGGAATCACTGAACTGGAAGTCGGCGCATGCCTCGGACTGGTTATCGGGAAGCAAGCGACGCGAGTGAGCGAAGCGGAAGCGTTTGAATTCATCGCAGGATATACGATTGTAAACGATGTAAGCGTTCCGCATGCAAGCGTTTACCGCCCGGCGGTCCAGCACAAATCACGGGACGGATTTTGCCCGGTTGGCCCATGGATTGTAGACCGGGACGAAGTGGAAAATCCTGGTCAATTGGCAGTTCGTGTTTTTATTAATGAAGAGTTGCGCCAAGAAAATACAACTGCGAACTTGATCCGCCCGATCGCCAAATTGCTGGCGGATGTGACGGATTTCATGACGCTGAGCGCAGGCGATGTATTGCTCGTTGGTATACCGGAACAGGCTCCGCGTGTTCAGGTCGGCGATTCGGTCCGGATTGAAATTGAAGGGGTCGGCAGTTTGGAAAATGATGTAGTGGAAGAATCAGTTGTGGCAGAGACAGAAGCATGGGAGGTATTGAAATGA